One stretch of Sphingomonas rosea DNA includes these proteins:
- a CDS encoding MBL fold metallo-hydrolase produces the protein MSKRNPYYAGPVSDHFDGLRFFNPGQGSTDRGLRDILKWQLGGGRAKWPRSVAVTPTKPEPRIEGLAVTMVGHASVLIQVEGTNILVDPVWSERASPVGFAGPRRVTAPGIAFEDLPPIDLVLVTHNHYDHLDLATLRRIEATHAPLVVTPLGNDVVLRRAVAAERIVTLDWHGEHAAGDVRITCVPANHWSSRGLGDRRMALWGGFMVRTARRLVYNVGDTGFGDGRIFSEVKARHGAPDLAIIPIGAYAPRWFMKDQHVDPAEAVRIMEACGAACAVGVHWGTFQLTDEARDEPRLRLAEAVRASGHDAEAFVALEPGQCWSMAAG, from the coding sequence ATGAGCAAGCGCAATCCCTATTACGCCGGGCCGGTCTCGGACCATTTCGACGGGCTGCGCTTCTTCAATCCGGGGCAGGGCTCGACCGACCGGGGACTGCGCGACATCCTGAAGTGGCAGCTCGGCGGTGGCCGGGCGAAATGGCCCAGGTCGGTGGCTGTCACGCCGACGAAACCCGAGCCGCGGATCGAGGGCCTCGCGGTGACGATGGTCGGGCATGCGAGCGTGCTGATCCAGGTTGAGGGGACGAATATCCTCGTCGATCCGGTCTGGTCGGAGCGGGCCAGCCCGGTCGGCTTCGCGGGGCCCAGGCGCGTCACCGCGCCGGGGATCGCGTTCGAGGATCTGCCGCCGATCGACCTCGTGCTCGTGACGCACAATCATTACGACCACCTCGACCTCGCGACGCTCCGTCGGATCGAGGCCACGCATGCGCCGCTGGTCGTCACCCCGCTCGGCAACGACGTCGTCCTGCGGCGCGCGGTGGCCGCGGAGCGGATCGTGACGCTCGACTGGCATGGCGAGCATGCGGCGGGGGACGTGCGGATCACTTGCGTGCCCGCCAACCACTGGTCATCGCGGGGACTGGGGGACCGGCGGATGGCCTTGTGGGGCGGGTTCATGGTGCGCACGGCCAGGCGCCTCGTCTACAATGTCGGTGACACGGGCTTCGGCGACGGGCGGATCTTCAGCGAGGTGAAGGCGCGACACGGGGCGCCCGACCTCGCGATCATTCCGATCGGGGCCTATGCGCCGCGCTGGTTCATGAAGGACCAGCATGTCGATCCGGCCGAGGCGGTGCGGATCATGGAAGCATGCGGGGCGGCCTGCGCGGTCGGCGTTCATTGGGGGACGTTCCAGCTCACCGACGAAGCGCGCGACGAGCCGCGCCTGCGCCTCGCCGAGGCGGTTCGGGCGAGCGGCCATGACGCCGAGGCCTTCGTCGCGCTCGAACCCGGTCAGTGCTGGTCGATGGCGGCCGGCTGA
- a CDS encoding HAMP domain-containing sensor histidine kinase translates to MLQIVSAAILVVGIWQLVEQRIDAGTRTLVDELRDDLLTTYRAEGANGLKAVVEARSTMPDDKDLALLLVDAQGRRLAGNIAAWPPTIRADGSFQHAALFRADREAPEQMLLVGTRLADGARLLNGYVVDDEAQLTEIVGEVLTGAMLLGLLLAAAGAFIITRLVTSRIRSFEQTSRAVAGGALSQRVPDRGSGDAFDRLGGSINFMLERIEHLVSELRLVTDGLAHDLRSPLTRLRANLERVSARTDDPEAQADLAKADGETRLLLRIVTTALEIARLEAGAGRERFAPVDPAALLLDLEDLYGPVAEEKGFTLTVEGSAPAIAADRQLLSQALGNLIENALRYAEPGALSLSVAETPHGTAFAVSDRGPGIAPDQRDLALARFGRLDPARHGHGAGLGLALVNAIAHLHGGELLLEDAEPGLRATILVARNPQPAAIDQH, encoded by the coding sequence GTGCTCCAGATCGTCTCGGCGGCGATCCTCGTGGTCGGCATCTGGCAGCTCGTCGAGCAGCGCATCGACGCCGGCACCCGCACCCTCGTCGACGAGCTGCGCGACGACCTCCTCACCACCTACCGGGCGGAGGGCGCGAACGGCCTCAAGGCGGTGGTCGAGGCGCGCAGCACCATGCCCGACGACAAGGACCTCGCGCTGCTGCTGGTCGATGCCCAGGGCCGGCGCCTCGCGGGCAATATCGCCGCTTGGCCGCCGACCATCCGCGCCGACGGCAGCTTCCAGCACGCCGCGCTGTTCCGTGCCGACCGCGAGGCACCCGAGCAGATGCTCCTCGTCGGCACCCGCCTCGCCGACGGCGCGCGGCTATTGAACGGCTATGTCGTCGACGACGAGGCGCAGCTCACCGAGATCGTCGGCGAGGTGCTGACCGGCGCGATGCTGCTCGGCCTGCTGCTCGCCGCCGCCGGCGCCTTCATCATCACGCGCCTCGTGACCAGCCGGATCCGAAGCTTCGAGCAGACCTCGCGCGCGGTCGCCGGCGGCGCCTTGTCGCAGCGGGTTCCCGACCGGGGCAGCGGCGACGCCTTCGACCGACTGGGCGGAAGCATCAACTTCATGCTCGAGCGGATCGAGCATCTCGTCTCCGAACTCCGCCTCGTCACCGACGGCCTCGCCCACGACCTGCGCTCACCCCTCACCCGCCTGCGCGCCAATCTCGAACGGGTTTCTGCCCGGACCGACGATCCCGAAGCTCAGGCCGATCTCGCCAAGGCCGACGGCGAGACCCGCCTCCTGCTGCGGATCGTCACCACTGCGCTCGAGATCGCGCGGCTGGAAGCTGGCGCGGGCCGCGAGCGCTTCGCCCCCGTCGACCCCGCCGCTTTGCTTCTCGACCTCGAGGACCTCTACGGCCCCGTCGCCGAGGAGAAGGGCTTCACCCTCACCGTCGAGGGCTCGGCGCCCGCCATCGCCGCGGATCGCCAGCTGCTGTCGCAGGCGCTCGGCAATCTCATCGAGAATGCGCTCCGCTATGCCGAGCCGGGCGCCCTCTCGCTGTCGGTCGCCGAGACGCCGCACGGCACCGCCTTCGCCGTGAGCGACCGCGGCCCCGGCATCGCTCCCGATCAGCGCGACCTTGCGCTGGCCCGCTTCGGTCGCCTCGACCCCGCCCGCCATGGCCACGGCGCGGGCCTCGGGCTCGCGCTCGTCAATGCCATCGCGCACCTTCACGGCGGCGAACTCCTCCTCGAGGATGCCGAACCCGGTCTGCGCGCGACAATCCTCGTCGCCCGCAACCCTCAGCCGGCCGCCATCGACCAGCACTGA
- a CDS encoding winged helix-turn-helix domain-containing protein, translating to MSRKILLVEDDRSTADYVVKGLTEAGFVVDHADNGRDGLFHATDGTYSVIILDRMLPGLDGLSVLSAIRASGIDTPVIFLSAMASLDERVKGLEQGADDYLVKPFGFAELLARIANLQRRGSAKAVETVLTCADLELNLLTRKVRRGNLAITLQPRELRLLEFLLRHSGEVVTRTMLLEGVWDYHFDPGTNVIDVHVSRLRKKIELPGQPPLLHTVRGAGYRLGLEP from the coding sequence ATGTCGCGAAAGATCCTGCTGGTCGAAGACGACCGGAGCACGGCCGACTATGTGGTCAAGGGCCTGACCGAGGCGGGCTTTGTCGTCGACCATGCCGACAACGGCCGCGACGGCCTCTTCCACGCGACCGACGGGACCTATTCGGTCATCATCCTCGACCGCATGCTTCCCGGCCTCGACGGGCTGTCGGTGCTGAGCGCGATCCGTGCCTCGGGGATCGATACGCCGGTCATCTTCCTCTCGGCCATGGCCTCGCTCGACGAACGGGTGAAGGGGCTCGAGCAGGGCGCCGACGACTATCTCGTCAAACCGTTCGGCTTTGCCGAGCTGCTCGCGCGCATCGCCAACCTCCAGCGACGCGGGTCGGCCAAGGCGGTCGAGACCGTCCTCACCTGCGCCGACCTTGAACTCAACCTGCTCACCCGCAAGGTCAGACGCGGCAACCTCGCCATCACGCTCCAGCCGCGCGAGCTTCGCCTGCTCGAATTCCTCCTCCGCCACAGCGGCGAGGTCGTCACCCGGACCATGCTGCTCGAAGGCGTGTGGGACTATCATTTCGATCCCGGGACCAACGTCATCGACGTCCACGTCAGCCGCCTGCGCAAGAAGATCGAATTGCCCGGTCAGCCCCCGTTGCTGCACACCGTGCGCGGCGCGGGCTACCGGCTGGGGCTCGAACCCTGA
- a CDS encoding PDZ domain-containing protein — MAPPPRSLLTSLRDYAAPLLLAALIVGMALVLVSTRMTRGRQQAEALLRFDRMVGATVQPVTSEVARTSHLPPGEAGLFVTSVANHRRSADPPLRVGDVVARVDGKPVATPSDLVRVIRSRHARVALDVHRGRARLAPMVSR, encoded by the coding sequence ATGGCCCCGCCCCCGCGCTCCCTCCTCACCAGCCTGCGCGACTATGCCGCGCCGTTGCTGCTGGCGGCGTTGATCGTGGGCATGGCACTGGTCCTCGTCAGCACCCGCATGACCCGCGGGCGGCAACAGGCGGAAGCGTTGCTCCGGTTCGACCGGATGGTCGGCGCGACCGTCCAGCCGGTGACGAGCGAGGTCGCCCGCACCTCGCACCTGCCGCCGGGCGAAGCCGGACTGTTCGTCACCAGCGTCGCCAACCATCGGCGCAGCGCCGACCCGCCGCTCCGGGTCGGCGACGTCGTCGCACGGGTCGACGGCAAACCCGTGGCAACTCCGTCCGACCTCGTCCGGGTGATCCGGAGCCGCCATGCGCGCGTCGCGCTCGACGTCCACCGCGGCCGTGCGCGGCTGGCGCCGATGGTCAGCCGGTGA
- a CDS encoding AcvB/VirJ family lysyl-phosphatidylglycerol hydrolase: MKRALVVLLVVAAAIAGFLAYLGYFGGPVFTRVAADNPRPRTAVLLLSGDMGFRVGMGPPVAARLAEAGVPVIGVNSLTFFRVKRTPAEIGRLLRAGLARTQSLAPGRKLVVVGQSFGSDMLVAGLSQLSPAERARIATVVLVVPSSTIEFRASPSELFSFARPDAEALPLARKLDWVQITCIHGALETGSLCPLWHAPNVRVLTLPGGHHLNRDSDRLARTVLAAIAAAIGKTA, translated from the coding sequence ATGAAGCGGGCGCTCGTCGTGCTGTTGGTCGTGGCGGCGGCCATTGCGGGTTTCCTCGCCTATCTCGGCTATTTCGGCGGACCGGTGTTCACCCGCGTCGCCGCCGACAATCCGCGGCCGCGCACTGCGGTGTTGCTGCTGTCGGGTGACATGGGCTTCCGGGTCGGCATGGGACCGCCGGTCGCGGCGCGGCTCGCCGAGGCGGGCGTCCCCGTCATCGGGGTGAATTCGCTGACCTTCTTCCGGGTGAAGCGCACGCCGGCCGAAATCGGGCGCTTGCTGCGCGCGGGGCTGGCGCGGACGCAGTCGCTGGCACCGGGCCGAAAGCTCGTCGTCGTCGGCCAGTCGTTCGGCTCGGACATGCTGGTCGCGGGGCTGTCGCAGCTGTCGCCGGCCGAGCGCGCGCGAATCGCGACGGTGGTGCTGGTCGTCCCGTCGAGCACGATCGAGTTTCGCGCCTCGCCCTCCGAACTGTTCAGTTTCGCCAGGCCCGATGCCGAGGCCCTGCCGCTGGCGCGCAAACTCGACTGGGTCCAAATCACCTGCATCCACGGTGCGCTCGAGACCGGCAGCCTGTGCCCGCTGTGGCATGCGCCCAACGTGCGCGTGCTGACCCTGCCCGGCGGGCATCACCTCAACCGCGACAGCGACCGCCTCGCGAGGACCGTCCTCGCGGCGATCGCCGCCGCCATCGGAAAGACCGCATGA
- a CDS encoding DUF2147 domain-containing protein — protein sequence MMMRMRLLALAGILGAAAVPAQAGNSPMLGTWINPHHSVAVRTSPCGDALCGWVVWANEEAKGDARAAGVASLVGTQLLSDYRATGPNHYAGTVFVPDHARHFASSLSLLGPGQLQIKGCILGGLICRSQIWHRAA from the coding sequence ATGATGATGAGAATGCGACTGCTGGCCTTGGCCGGCATCCTGGGGGCGGCGGCGGTGCCCGCGCAGGCCGGCAACAGCCCGATGCTCGGCACCTGGATCAACCCGCACCACAGCGTGGCGGTACGAACGTCGCCCTGCGGCGATGCGCTGTGCGGGTGGGTCGTGTGGGCGAACGAGGAAGCCAAGGGCGACGCGCGGGCGGCCGGTGTGGCCTCCTTGGTCGGGACCCAGCTCCTCAGCGACTATCGCGCGACGGGCCCCAATCATTATGCCGGCACGGTCTTCGTCCCCGATCATGCCCGGCATTTCGCCTCGAGCCTCAGCCTGCTCGGGCCGGGGCAGTTGCAGATCAAGGGCTGCATCCTCGGCGGGCTCATCTGCCGGTCGCAGATCTGGCACCGCGCCGCATGA
- the mprF gene encoding bifunctional lysylphosphatidylglycerol flippase/synthetase MprF, whose amino-acid sequence MIPGWWNRHRGALTVAAVALVAVLAFAAIHRLIATIRFADVRAAVERIGLARLVAALALTACSYLALTAYDVLALRAIGRPLPWPTAALASFTSYTLSHNLGLSLLTGGSVRMRIYTRAGLRPGEVAQVILLASLAFWGGVVLLAGTALLLRHRSLDVAGLLVPTTTQHLVGALLVVGCAALLLLGGRRGKAVTVLGWTLPLAPAPVALAQVGIAVIDLAAATAALFMLVPGLAAHAFPLFFLAYALAMIVALVTHVPGGIGVFEAVLLALGPSDKAALLAAVIAYRIIYYLIPLGAALAILILREGRNVARPIARGVGVARGIASAVAPTALSLLAFAAGCVLLASSALPALPERLHLLSGIIPLSLIEASHLGTSLIGTILLLLAPGLYRRLDGAAWLASILLMAGAILSLAKGLDYEEASILTAVAALLHWLRPAFYRRTRLTAETLSGGWLTAAALSIAASVWIGLFAYRHVAYQDSLWWRFALHADSSRFLRASLVASATLVTLSLWHLLRAPTASAGRRAIDPATLASALGYATRTDAMLALTGDKSFVEAPSGEAFAMYGVAGKTWVVMGDPVGRPEEWPALLWQMRAAADAGSGHLLLYEISPQSLGLAVELGLAIIKFGEEAVVELPGFDLATPALRSVRRASRHAAKAGAAFRVVAAAEVPALLPRLRGVSDEWLRAKDGREKSFSLGAFDEDYLSKFDCALVERDGEILAFANVWKTAGRQELSVDLMRHRSDIPQGTMDLLFAGLMEWGREAGYARFSLGMAPLTGIDARALAPRWAKVLAFLSQHGERFYGFRGLRAYKAKFNPVWEPRYLAGPPGLAMMAALIDLSRLIGRERAEPLPQPNRNVSCPSPQRMAAAAI is encoded by the coding sequence ATGATCCCAGGCTGGTGGAATCGCCATCGCGGCGCGCTGACGGTCGCGGCCGTGGCGCTGGTCGCGGTGCTCGCCTTCGCCGCGATCCACCGGCTTATCGCTACCATCCGCTTCGCCGACGTCCGCGCGGCGGTGGAGCGGATCGGGCTCGCGCGACTCGTCGCGGCGCTGGCGCTGACGGCGTGCAGCTATCTCGCGCTCACCGCTTACGACGTGCTGGCGCTGCGCGCGATCGGACGACCTCTGCCGTGGCCGACCGCCGCGCTCGCCTCGTTCACCAGTTATACGCTGAGCCACAATCTCGGCCTGTCGCTGCTGACCGGCGGATCGGTGCGGATGCGGATCTACACCAGGGCCGGTCTGAGGCCGGGGGAGGTGGCGCAGGTCATCCTGCTTGCGAGCCTCGCCTTCTGGGGCGGGGTCGTGCTGCTGGCGGGGACGGCGCTGCTGCTGCGCCACCGCTCGCTCGACGTCGCTGGCCTTTTGGTGCCGACCACGACGCAGCATCTCGTGGGGGCGCTGCTGGTCGTCGGGTGCGCTGCGCTGCTGCTGCTCGGCGGGCGGCGCGGCAAGGCGGTGACGGTGCTCGGCTGGACGCTGCCGCTTGCCCCCGCGCCGGTGGCGCTCGCGCAGGTCGGGATCGCGGTTATCGACCTCGCGGCGGCGACCGCGGCGCTGTTCATGCTCGTCCCCGGCCTTGCCGCGCACGCCTTTCCGCTCTTCTTCCTCGCTTATGCGCTGGCGATGATCGTCGCGCTGGTGACCCATGTGCCGGGCGGGATCGGGGTGTTCGAGGCGGTGCTGCTGGCGCTGGGTCCGAGCGACAAGGCGGCGCTGCTGGCCGCGGTGATCGCCTATCGCATCATCTACTATCTCATTCCCCTGGGGGCCGCGCTGGCGATCCTCATCCTGCGCGAGGGGCGAAACGTTGCGCGGCCGATCGCGCGCGGGGTCGGTGTCGCCAGGGGCATTGCGAGCGCGGTCGCGCCGACGGCGCTCAGTCTCCTCGCCTTCGCGGCGGGCTGCGTGCTCCTCGCCTCGAGTGCGCTTCCGGCCTTGCCCGAGCGGTTGCACCTCCTGTCGGGCATCATCCCCTTGTCGCTGATCGAGGCATCGCATCTCGGGACCAGCCTCATCGGGACGATCCTGCTGCTGCTGGCGCCGGGGCTCTACCGGCGGCTCGACGGGGCGGCGTGGCTGGCCTCGATCCTGCTGATGGCGGGCGCGATCCTGTCGCTCGCCAAGGGGCTGGATTATGAGGAGGCGAGCATCCTGACGGCGGTCGCGGCGCTGCTGCACTGGCTTCGGCCCGCCTTCTACCGCCGGACGCGGCTCACCGCCGAGACGCTGAGCGGGGGATGGCTTACCGCCGCCGCGCTCTCGATCGCGGCCTCGGTGTGGATCGGCCTCTTCGCCTATCGCCATGTCGCGTATCAGGATTCGCTGTGGTGGCGCTTTGCGCTTCACGCGGATTCGTCGCGCTTCCTGCGGGCGAGCCTGGTGGCCTCGGCGACACTGGTGACCTTGAGCCTGTGGCACCTGCTGCGCGCGCCGACAGCAAGCGCGGGGCGGCGCGCAATCGATCCGGCGACGCTCGCGAGCGCGCTTGGCTATGCCACCCGGACCGACGCGATGCTCGCGCTGACCGGCGACAAGAGCTTCGTCGAGGCGCCGTCGGGCGAGGCCTTCGCCATGTACGGCGTGGCGGGAAAGACCTGGGTGGTGATGGGCGATCCGGTGGGACGGCCGGAGGAATGGCCCGCCCTCCTGTGGCAGATGCGCGCTGCGGCCGATGCGGGGTCTGGCCATCTCCTCCTCTACGAGATCAGCCCGCAATCGCTCGGTCTCGCGGTCGAGCTCGGGCTCGCCATCATCAAGTTTGGCGAGGAGGCAGTGGTCGAGCTACCGGGCTTCGACCTCGCCACGCCCGCGCTTCGCAGCGTCCGGCGGGCGAGCCGGCATGCGGCCAAGGCGGGGGCGGCGTTCCGGGTCGTGGCGGCGGCGGAGGTTCCGGCCCTGCTGCCGCGGCTGCGCGGGGTGTCGGACGAATGGCTGCGCGCCAAGGACGGGCGCGAGAAGAGCTTCAGCCTCGGCGCCTTCGACGAGGACTATCTCAGCAAGTTCGATTGCGCGCTGGTTGAGCGGGACGGCGAGATCCTCGCCTTCGCCAACGTCTGGAAGACGGCAGGGCGGCAGGAATTGTCGGTCGACCTGATGCGGCACCGGTCGGACATTCCGCAGGGGACGATGGACCTCCTGTTCGCCGGGCTGATGGAGTGGGGGCGCGAGGCGGGCTATGCGCGCTTCTCGCTCGGCATGGCGCCGCTGACGGGGATCGACGCCCGGGCGCTGGCGCCACGCTGGGCGAAGGTCCTGGCCTTCCTGTCGCAGCATGGCGAGCGCTTCTACGGCTTTCGCGGGCTCCGGGCCTACAAGGCGAAGTTCAATCCAGTGTGGGAGCCGCGCTATCTCGCGGGGCCGCCGGGCCTGGCGATGATGGCGGCGCTGATCGACCTCAGCCGGCTGATCGGGCGCGAACGGGCCGAGCCCCTGCCGCAACCTAACAGAAACGTAAGTTGCCCTTCACCCCAGCGCATGGCGGCGGCCGCCATATGA
- a CDS encoding alpha,alpha-trehalose-phosphate synthase (UDP-forming) codes for MSRLIVISNRVSAATGGAAGAQGGLSVALTSALRESGGLWFGWSGNVTDEFTGQISFHREDGVTTATLDLEEQDVEEYYNGYANRTLWPLFHYRVDLAEYERGFADGYQRTNERFAETVIPLIEADDMVWVQDYHMIPLGQELRKRGCRNRIGFFLHTPWPPRRLLLTLPEASDLVATLFAYDVIGFHTDEWLQSFVEFVVFESGGVYEDGILKLEGRQIRLIICPIGIDSDEFATLATGPEAQATFRQMRESANGRAMIVGVDRLDYSKGLEERFLGYERFLVESPEERKEVFLLQIAPPSRETVESYKRIRSSLEGLSGRINGEHADLDWVPIRYVNQGYPRAVLAGVYRAARMALVTPIRDGMNLVAKEFVAAQDPADPGVLILSRFAGAAVQLTEALLINPYSAEEMADAIRTALAMPKAERIRRWQAMFEIICREDVLWWRRRFTEALEQSVAG; via the coding sequence ATGAGCCGCCTGATCGTCATTTCGAACCGCGTGTCCGCCGCGACCGGCGGCGCGGCCGGGGCGCAGGGCGGCCTGTCGGTCGCGCTCACCTCCGCGTTGCGCGAAAGCGGCGGTCTCTGGTTCGGCTGGTCAGGCAACGTCACCGACGAATTCACCGGCCAGATCAGCTTCCACCGCGAGGACGGGGTCACCACCGCCACGCTCGACCTCGAGGAACAGGACGTCGAGGAATATTACAACGGCTACGCCAACCGCACCTTGTGGCCGCTGTTCCATTACCGCGTCGACCTGGCCGAATATGAGCGCGGTTTCGCCGACGGCTACCAGCGCACCAACGAGCGTTTCGCCGAGACGGTGATCCCGCTGATCGAGGCCGACGACATGGTCTGGGTCCAGGATTATCACATGATCCCGCTCGGCCAGGAGCTGCGCAAGCGCGGCTGCCGCAACCGGATCGGCTTCTTCCTTCACACGCCGTGGCCGCCCCGGCGCCTGCTCCTGACGTTGCCCGAAGCCTCCGATCTCGTCGCGACCCTGTTCGCCTACGACGTCATCGGCTTCCACACGGACGAATGGCTCCAGTCGTTCGTCGAATTCGTCGTCTTCGAGAGCGGCGGCGTCTACGAGGACGGCATCCTCAAGCTCGAGGGCCGGCAGATCCGCCTGATCATCTGCCCGATCGGGATCGACAGCGACGAATTCGCGACGCTGGCGACGGGCCCCGAAGCGCAGGCCACCTTCCGCCAGATGCGCGAGAGCGCCAACGGCCGGGCGATGATCGTCGGGGTCGACCGTCTCGACTATTCGAAGGGCCTCGAGGAGCGCTTCCTCGGCTACGAGCGCTTCCTCGTCGAAAGCCCAGAGGAGCGGAAGGAAGTCTTCCTTCTCCAGATCGCCCCGCCCTCGCGCGAGACGGTGGAAAGCTACAAGCGCATCCGGAGCAGCCTCGAAGGATTGTCGGGCCGCATCAACGGCGAGCACGCCGACCTCGACTGGGTCCCGATCCGGTACGTCAACCAAGGCTATCCCCGCGCCGTTCTTGCCGGCGTCTACCGTGCCGCCCGGATGGCGCTGGTGACCCCGATCCGCGACGGCATGAACCTCGTCGCCAAGGAATTTGTCGCCGCGCAGGATCCGGCCGACCCCGGCGTTCTCATCCTCTCGCGCTTCGCCGGCGCCGCCGTGCAGCTGACCGAGGCGCTGCTGATCAATCCCTACAGCGCCGAGGAAATGGCGGACGCGATCCGCACGGCGCTTGCCATGCCCAAGGCCGAGCGCATCCGCCGCTGGCAGGCCATGTTCGAAATCATCTGCAGGGAAGACGTGCTGTGGTGGCGCCGCCGCTTCACCGAAGCCCTCGAGCAGAGCGTGGCGGGCTGA
- a CDS encoding glycoside hydrolase family 15 protein — MSSLDLWPIGNCQVSALVDRAGTMVWGCVPRVDGDPLFSSLMGGEEAEQGLWAIDLDEEAQVEQSYRRNTPILVTRKTDRAGNAIEIIDFCPRFQRLGRTYRPAAFVRLVRPLSGSPRIRVRLRPTQGWGTAAEPLPGGSNHIRYDLPALPMRLTTDAPVTFVREEHLFRLERPLVFFLGPDEPFTDNLSNATSEMLRSTAEEWQEWVRGLATPVEWQEAVIRAAITLKLCQHEETGAIVAALTTSIPEHAGSERNWDYRYCWIRDAYYTVQALNRLGALDVLEGYLSYLRNIVDEAKGGHIQPLYGLGGEARLEERIETGLPGYRGMGPVRVGNQAYEQVQHDAYGQIVLSNVQAFFDQRLFRMATEEDFVALEKVGDRAFALFDQPDAGLWELRTRRHVHTYSAAMCWAACDRLAHAAEALGLGERARHWSDRAALVRQRIEQAAWREDSQRISATFEGDDLDASLIQLLDLRFFTPDDPRFSGTLKAVEEGLRRGSHMLRYATEDDFGLPETAFNVCTFWLIEALQATGREADARVLFEEMLTRRTAAGLLSEDIDPQTGELWGNYPQTYSLVGTINCAVLLSKPWSSVR; from the coding sequence ATGAGTTCGCTCGATCTTTGGCCGATCGGAAATTGCCAGGTCAGCGCGCTGGTCGACCGCGCCGGCACCATGGTCTGGGGCTGCGTCCCGCGCGTCGATGGCGACCCGCTCTTCTCGAGCCTGATGGGCGGCGAAGAGGCCGAACAGGGCCTGTGGGCGATCGATCTCGACGAGGAAGCGCAGGTCGAGCAATCCTATCGCCGCAACACCCCGATCCTGGTCACCCGCAAGACCGACCGCGCCGGCAACGCGATCGAGATCATCGACTTCTGTCCGCGCTTCCAGCGCCTCGGCCGCACCTATCGCCCCGCGGCCTTCGTGCGCCTCGTCCGCCCGCTCTCCGGAAGCCCGCGGATCCGGGTCAGGCTGCGTCCAACGCAAGGCTGGGGCACGGCCGCCGAGCCATTGCCGGGCGGATCGAACCACATCCGCTACGACCTTCCCGCCCTGCCGATGCGGCTGACCACCGATGCCCCGGTCACCTTCGTGCGCGAGGAGCATTTGTTCCGGCTGGAGCGTCCCCTCGTCTTCTTCCTCGGCCCCGACGAGCCGTTCACCGACAATCTTTCGAACGCCACCAGCGAGATGCTCCGCAGCACTGCCGAGGAATGGCAGGAATGGGTGCGCGGACTGGCGACCCCGGTCGAATGGCAGGAAGCGGTGATCCGCGCCGCCATCACGCTCAAGCTTTGCCAGCATGAGGAAACCGGCGCGATCGTGGCCGCCCTCACCACCTCGATTCCCGAGCATGCCGGCTCCGAGCGCAACTGGGACTATCGCTACTGCTGGATCCGCGATGCCTATTACACCGTGCAGGCGCTCAACCGGCTCGGCGCGCTCGACGTGCTCGAGGGCTATCTGAGCTACCTGCGCAACATCGTCGACGAGGCCAAGGGCGGGCACATCCAGCCGCTCTACGGGCTCGGCGGCGAGGCGCGTCTCGAAGAGCGGATCGAGACGGGCCTGCCCGGCTATCGTGGCATGGGCCCGGTCCGTGTCGGCAACCAGGCCTACGAGCAGGTGCAGCACGATGCCTATGGCCAGATCGTCCTGTCCAACGTCCAGGCCTTCTTCGACCAGCGCCTGTTCCGGATGGCGACCGAAGAGGATTTCGTCGCGCTCGAAAAGGTCGGGGACCGCGCCTTCGCCCTGTTCGACCAGCCCGACGCCGGTCTGTGGGAACTGCGCACGCGCCGCCACGTGCACACCTATTCGGCAGCGATGTGCTGGGCGGCCTGCGATCGGCTCGCCCATGCCGCGGAGGCGCTCGGGCTTGGCGAGCGGGCGAGGCACTGGTCGGACCGCGCCGCGCTTGTCCGCCAACGGATCGAACAGGCCGCCTGGCGGGAAGACAGCCAGCGCATCTCGGCGACCTTCGAGGGCGACGACCTCGACGCCAGCCTGATCCAGCTCCTCGACCTGCGCTTCTTCACCCCCGACGACCCGCGCTTCAGCGGGACCCTGAAGGCCGTCGAGGAGGGCTTGCGTCGCGGTTCGCACATGCTGCGCTATGCGACCGAGGACGATTTCGGCCTGCCCGAGACCGCTTTCAACGTCTGCACCTTCTGGCTGATCGAGGCGCTTCAGGCGACCGGACGCGAAGCCGACGCCCGGGTCCTGTTCGAGGAGATGCTCACCCGGCGCACCGCCGCCGGCCTCCTTTCGGAAGACATCGATCCGCAGACCGGCGAATTGTGGGGCAATTACCCGCAAACCTATTCGCTGGTCGGCACCATCAATTGTGCCGTCCTTCTCAGCAAGCCGTGGAGTTCGGTCCGATGA